The DNA sequence CGCAACCCAGCCGCTTCATTTCGTGGTCGATAGCGCGAGCCACGATGTCGCGGGGAGCGAGTTCAGCGTCGGGGTGAAAGCGATGCATAAAACGATCGCCATTGGGCAGTTTCAAATAGGCGCCTTCACCGCGCAACGCCTCGGTAATCAGAAAAGTACCCGCTTTCGGGTGATAGAGGCAGGTCGGGTGGAACTGGTTGAATTCCATATTGGCCACCCGGCAACCTTTGCGCCAGGCGACTGCAATACCGTCGCCACTGGCTCCACCGGGATTACTGGTATAGAGGTATGCCTTGCTGGCACCGCCGGTAGCCAGAATGACGGTTTTGGCCTGTATCAATTTGGCGTGGTCGGTATCAGCATCGAGTACATAAGCGCCGGTGCATCGAACCTTGCGGGAATTGGGGTCTGCTTCGGTAATCAGGTCGATCACTGCGTGATGTTCAAACAGGCTAATGTTGCCGTGATTGAGTGCTTTGTCGACCAGTGTATTTGAGATCGACAAGCCCGTAGCATCGGCACTGTGCAGGATGCGGCGGTGACTATGTCCGCCTTCTTTGGTGAGGTGGTAATTGCCATTGGCCTTGGTGAAGTCGACGCCCTGATCAATGAGCCATTGAACGGCTGCGGTGCCGTTCTCTACGGTAAACTGCACCGCGTCGGAGTGACATAGCCCGGCACCTGCAACCAATGTATCTTTGACATGTGACTCAACACTGTCTTCACTGTCGAAAACCGCAGCGATGCCTCCTTGCGCATACAGGGTGGAGCCGCTTTTCAGTTCGCCTTTACTGATCAGGCCGACTCGATATTTGTCTGCCAGGTGCAGTGCTGCGGTAAGGCCGGCAGCGCCGCTGCCCACGACCAGTACATCAAAATAGTGTTGTTCAGTCATTTAGTGGCTAT is a window from the Porticoccaceae bacterium LTM1 genome containing:
- the nadB gene encoding L-aspartate oxidase, with protein sequence MTEQHYFDVLVVGSGAAGLTAALHLADKYRVGLISKGELKSGSTLYAQGGIAAVFDSEDSVESHVKDTLVAGAGLCHSDAVQFTVENGTAAVQWLIDQGVDFTKANGNYHLTKEGGHSHRRILHSADATGLSISNTLVDKALNHGNISLFEHHAVIDLITEADPNSRKVRCTGAYVLDADTDHAKLIQAKTVILATGGASKAYLYTSNPGGASGDGIAVAWRKGCRVANMEFNQFHPTCLYHPKAGTFLITEALRGEGAYLKLPNGDRFMHRFHPDAELAPRDIVARAIDHEMKRLGCDCLYLDITHKPAEFIESHFPTVHAKCLQYGIDITKEPIPVVPAAHYTCGGVIVDQHGRTDLQNLYAIGETSFTGLHGANRLASNSLLECVVYARSAAQHIDTIFDKIADLGEARDWDESQVTSSDEDVVLSHNWDELRRFMWDYVGIVRTRKRLERAQHRIKVLQREIHEYYTNYKISKNLLEVRNLTMVAELIIRSAMQRRESRGLHYTLDYPETSNVAKDTIMVPDNFAGQDIIVSQNPAV